CGAAGAACGCGAACGAAGACGCGAACGTGAACGGCAAACAAACGGCGACGGAAGCGCGGCTGAGCAGACAAAGACGACGGACGCCGAGCTCGAGGAAGCAACCGCGATCGGTGACAGCTAACAGGGGTTGAAAACTTGGAGCACGAGGGAAGCTAGATGACGGGTGGCGAACTTTGAGTGCGACGGACGGCGGCAGTATGCCCCCTCCTTGTGGCGGTGGTGTAGGCTTACAGTGCTAGGGTTTTGTGGTTGGGTTTGTGTGATTTCTCCgactgaaagaaagaaagggagaacGGAGAAAGAAACGAAGGAGCTTCCCTTGTGTAAACCGGTCTGGTTCCGGTTCGGTCTGACCGGCCGATTCTAATCCGATTCAACAGTTTTTAATCGGTTTATATGCCTGATCGAACCGTTAATACTATCAGTTCACAATTAAACCGATCCGACCGACCAATCCGGCCCGATTTTCAGATTTTCAGAACATTGCCAAAAACACCGATTTTTTATAACTAAGCATAACACACTCTTTGAATCCATTACCAAAAAAATTAGCGGCAAATTGCAACACTTTTTATACATTTTCCTAATGTTCCTTTGGCattgtatttatataattttaatatttaaaaaaatattacgaaaatataaaaaaaatcaactttaattttaacaccaccttaaaatattgttaaaattttgtaaCTATTATAATCATCATAATCATGGACACCATATACTCTATTTTTCTAAATTCATACATTGATAAAGAGATTAGTAAAAATAAATGAGTGACAAATAAAATAGAGTAGCTATTAGGATGGAAaaccattaaaattaaaatgaaaacttGAATTATCATTACAAGAGAGATTAATATTAAGGGTAGCAATTGGGGAATTGTACTATTATGCATGCTGAACTTTGGGGAATTATTAAAGGCCTCCAAATAGCAGTTGCTAATGATTTACAGAATATTATTGTGGAATCTGACTCTCtaatggctattcaggctattAAAACAGGATGTCCAAGCTCCCACCCTTGTGCAGCTCTTGTACAAGATATCCTGATCCTAAGCAGGCGCGTGCAAAATATTGATTGAAATCACACCTTAAGAGAAGCCAATGCAGTTGCAGATATAATGGCCAAGAAGGGGCATGACCTTCCCATAGGCCTCCACATTTTTGATGCGCCTACACCTGATATTATTTTAGCTTTAACTTTTGACATGAATGGTTCTTTTAGACTTAGAAGCTTGTAGTTTTTGCTTGCTATTTTGGGGTCCCTGACTCCCGCTtctccataaaaaaaaaaaagcaattgaATCAATTCAACAATCACTGCCCAACCCACACATTTAACATATGTAAGATTAGGGGATTCCAAATTAACAAATAGAAACAATACATCAGAAGGGGAATTATATGTATCCCTTTTACTTACCTTCGTTTTTTCCTTGTTAGGCAAGTTAATTTGCAAGTTCCAAGACTCATGCAAGTTACACCATAACTTTATATTCCCTCAAAACTATAtattacataaataataataataatatgtagTTATGTACAGATATTTTCATCATAGGGAACCAACTTGAACTCAAACTACAAATGCCACATTACAGTTTGAGATTACCCCCATGAAATTACCTTGTGAGTCAAACTATTTGAACCATCAAAACCTCTTCTTTCAAGGTTACACACCCTTCTGTTTCTAAGGGTAACCAGGAATTAATAGTCAAAGCCATTTCAACCATTAAATTTCCATTGTCCCTTAAAATGCATGATCCATTTGTCCTAGCGAAAATCCATAATATCTTCTAATTATGTCTAGGAAAATTGGTGATGGTTCAGTCAAGCTTATATAACAGTATTTCCTCAATCGGACGCAAGAAACAACTTCATAACCTTGAGCGACGGATGCGTTTAATACCACTGAAAGGTGAATGCCTAGGAGCTGAAGAACACAACCTTCCGTTTGGAGTTCCGGAAAATTTAACATCCCAACCTTCGACATTCTTCGGAACGCAAACATCAAAAAGAAATTGACCAAGGACACTATGAGCACTGATGCTTGGAGAGCTGGGCAGAAAAACAGGTTTTTCTTTCTGTTCGTCTTGCACAGTCCCAGAGTCCCTATCATTGTAATGTCCGGCAGCACTAGGCATAAAGAAATGGTCGCTTGGCCCAACTGCGACTCTTCTAAGGCTCTTATTTGAATTGATAGCCACCTTCTGAAGGTCACAGATTAACTCGGATATCTCATCTTGTGCACCTTCCATATGAGTTCTTTCTCGTTCGAGGATCAGTTTTTGCGAATATATCGAAGCAGCCTTCTCAAATAAATTGCTCACAGCAGCCCTATATTGGATCGGATGCTGCTTGTAGTGTCCTGAAACAAGTAACAGCATTTGTGTTATACATGTCCAAATTAGAAACGGCATAGGGGAAATTGGGCCTCAGACAAACCTACGTGAGATGAGCCACTCAAATTTAAAAGGTTGACATCTCCACCAAGATTGCACAGCCGTTGGGCAAAGTCGTAGATGCTTTGGTACCGCACATGGTCATCATTCTCAGAACATACAACGAGAAACGGGGCaccaaaattctaaaaacaaaaatgacaattaaagccaatttattttaaaatagaaatatcTAAAGATACCGGCTGCTCGACTTAGTTAGGGGTTCTAACAACACTTACCACAGAAGAATATAAAGCTTGCCAATGTTCAGATGCTAGGACTTCCAACCTAGTTATATATAGAGCATCTAAACCAGAAACAACAGATTTCGCTACCCAGGTAGCAAGCTTTGATGGTCCGGGCACTTTTGCAATGGAAGGGTGTAGAGAGAAGCGGAAGCCGAAATCACTCGTAACATCTAGCGGGCCAGAATCGTAGATGTGCCCGGAAACACATCTCTTAAGCAACTGATAGTTATGCTTcacaaaataaactaataattagtaagtttaaaaaaaatctgcatTAAAAGATTTCATCAATCAAAGATGAAAGCACAGAGTGAACAAAGGCAAAATTCATAGTTagcctaaaataaaaataaaataaaaggtgaTTACCATGTGGATTCGAGCTTCACATCCTCCTTCAATAAGCTGCATTTATATGAAAACTGTTACAATGGGAATCTCTATTTTAATAGGACATACATTAATTCTCTATATGCCAAAGATAGATCAGATGAATAAAACTTACCTGAAATACCTTGTACAGACAGGCTTTTGATCCAGCAGAAAACGCAGCAAATACAACAGGACATGGCTTAATCCGCAGTTCCTGCAAAATGCAAAATTGTTTCTAGCATAATCCAAGAATGTAGAACATAGACAAGATATACAGATAAAGAGGATGGTGCCTAGTGACCACAGCTTCTTAAAAGGATATATATAGATATTTGCATGTTTTCAAATTTCCAACACAGACCTCAATAAGCTCCTCAAGAACACTAAATGCCAGTGACATGGCATTTTCATCATGGAATCTGCATGAGAGAAGAAATTTGTAATATAGACATTTCTGTCAGTATCAAACACCAATCCAATAAACTCAAATAAGTATAGATCAAATAAGGCAGTGATCGGAGACAAAATGCGAATACGAAATAGTATGCTTTCAACAGTAATGTAGTTGGCTATCACTTATCATGTCTCAAAGTGCTTTGCCAGAAGTAATTTAGGATCATGCAACATCTAACAACTCAAGCCTACTTAATATGTAGTAGAGTACcagatattattaatattttatgctCTAATCTCCTTTCAACATATTCTTTTTACAATCACAGACTCACAGCAACATTTCCATTCTAAATCACATCTATATAGCTGGAAGTGAAGCTGGGTTCCATATCTTTTCCGCGTCTGAAGTCAAACTATTTGAACTTCATTGCACAAAAAAGCTTCCCAAACCATGTAAGATATAGACACATGTACATGTGGGCAGGTCTCAAATATTTGCAAATGCAACAAAGCAGAGCACAAACCTCTGTAAAGAGTTGCAGCTAAAACTATTGCTGTCTTATAATAGGTAACTAAAATTATGGAGAAATTTTAATGACTCAAGAATAATTACACCTCTACAACCCACCCATATTCCTGATTTTATGTGTAAACTCTGTAACATGTATCTGATGCAACAATAAGAGTAACTTTTCTAGTTTATCACCGGTAAATTTTCATCTATTTTAATTCTACTTGATAAAACAGGTCCACATCTACTTCCCATCAACTATCTACGAACTTAATGTTTTTCATCAATATCATGGTGAAAACCTAATTCTATGAAAGGCGCTTATACAAGCCAAACTTTTCTGTTCCATTTTGTTTCAACATGGTT
This sequence is a window from Arachis duranensis cultivar V14167 chromosome 2, aradu.V14167.gnm2.J7QH, whole genome shotgun sequence. Protein-coding genes within it:
- the LOC107473674 gene encoding uncharacterized protein LOC107473674 isoform X1, translating into MRGAGGDGGGGGGVAVRGGNIYWGRKGGTDFRGIVVIFAWVSVPHNLLREFVDLYSSLGWNSLVCYAHYLSAFHDENAMSLAFSVLEELIEELRIKPCPVVFAAFSAGSKACLYKVFQLIEGGCEARIHMHNYQLLKRCVSGHIYDSGPLDVTSDFGFRFSLHPSIAKVPGPSKLATWVAKSVVSGLDALYITRLEVLASEHWQALYSSVNFGAPFLVVCSENDDHVRYQSIYDFAQRLCNLGGDVNLLNLSGSSHVGHYKQHPIQYRAAVSNLFEKAASIYSQKLILERERTHMEGAQDEISELICDLQKVAINSNKSLRRVAVGPSDHFFMPSAAGHYNDRDSGTVQDEQKEKPVFLPSSPSISAHSVLGQFLFDVCVPKNVEGWDVKFSGTPNGRLCSSAPRHSPFSGIKRIRRSRL
- the LOC107473674 gene encoding uncharacterized protein LOC107473674 isoform X3, translating into MSLAFSVLEELIEELRIKPCPVVFAAFSAGSKACLYKVFQLIEGGCEARIHMHNYQLLKRCVSGHIYDSGPLDVTSDFGFRFSLHPSIAKVPGPSKLATWVAKSVVSGLDALYITRLEVLASEHWQALYSSVNFGAPFLVVCSENDDHVRYQSIYDFAQRLCNLGGDVNLLNLSGSSHVGHYKQHPIQYRAAVSNLFEKAASIYSQKLILERERTHMEGAQDEISELICDLQKVAINSNKSLRRVAVGPSDHFFMPSAAGHYNDRDSGTVQDEQKEKPVFLPSSPSISAHSVLGQFLFDVCVPKNVEGWDVKFSGTPNGRLCSSAPRHSPFSGIKRIRRSRL
- the LOC107473674 gene encoding uncharacterized protein LOC107473674 isoform X2 — encoded protein: MRGAGGDGGGGGGVAVRGGNIYWGRKGGTDFRGIVVIFAWVSVPHNLLREFVDLYSSLGWNSLVCYAHYLSAFHDENAMSLAFSVLEELIEELRIKPCPVVFAAFSAGSKACLYKVFQLIEGGCEARIHMLLKRCVSGHIYDSGPLDVTSDFGFRFSLHPSIAKVPGPSKLATWVAKSVVSGLDALYITRLEVLASEHWQALYSSVNFGAPFLVVCSENDDHVRYQSIYDFAQRLCNLGGDVNLLNLSGSSHVGHYKQHPIQYRAAVSNLFEKAASIYSQKLILERERTHMEGAQDEISELICDLQKVAINSNKSLRRVAVGPSDHFFMPSAAGHYNDRDSGTVQDEQKEKPVFLPSSPSISAHSVLGQFLFDVCVPKNVEGWDVKFSGTPNGRLCSSAPRHSPFSGIKRIRRSRL